In Serratia liquefaciens ATCC 27592, the genomic stretch CAGCGGTGACAAAGCCGAATTCGTCGAGAAAGTGCGCCGCGCGCTGTACCTGGGCAAAATCGTTTCCTATGCGCAGGGCTTCTCTCAGCTGAAAGCGGCTTCCAAAGAAAACAACTGGGATCTGCACTACGGCGACATTGCCAAGATCTTCCGCGCCGGCTGCATCATCCGTGCACAGTTCCTGCAGAAAATCACCGACGCTTATGCACAGGACGCGGATATCGCTAACCTGTTGCTGGCACCTTACTTCAAGCAGATTGCTGACGAATATCAGCAGGCGCTGCGTGACGTGGTGTCCTACGCGGTGCAGAACGGCATCCCTACGCCGACCTTCTCTGCGGCAATCTCCTACTACGACAGCTACCGTTCAGCGGTTCTGCCTGCCAACCTGATCCAGGCGCAGCGTGACTACTTCGGTGCTCACACCTACAAACGTATCGACAAAGAAGGCGTGTTCCATACCGAATGGATGGAATAATCCCAACGTTTGAAGCATAAAAAAAGCCGCCGAGGTTAACGCCCGGCGGCTTTTTTATTACCTGCAAAGCAAGACTATTTCTGGTGGCGTTCGCGCAGCCGGCCAATCACCTTGCTCAAATCCAGATCCTGATCCTGCAATAGCACCAGCAGGTGATAAATCAGATCGGAGGCCTCGTTGGTCAGCTCTTCGCGATCGTTCACCGTCGCGGCCAATGCGGTTTCCACGCCTTCTTCACCGACTTTCTGCGCGATACGCTTGGTGCCGCTGGCGTACAGGCTGGCGGTGTAAGAGCTGTCGGGGCTGGCGTTTTTACGCTCCGCTAGCAGTTGCTCCAACTGATACAGAAAACCCCAATCGCTGGCGGCCGGGTGGAAGCAGCTGGTATTGCCCAGATGGCAGGTCGGGCCAATCGGATTGACCAAAATCAACAGCGTGTCGTTATCACAGTCTGGGGTGATGCTCACTACGTTGAGGAAGTTGCCAGAGCTTTCGCCCTTGGTCCACAGGCGTTGCTTGGTGCGAGAGAAGAAGGTGACCTTGCCGCTTTGTTCGGTAGCGGTCAGCGCTTCCTGGTTCATGTAGCCGAGCATCAGCACTTCGCCGGAAACGGCATGCTGCACAATCGCCGGCAGCAGGTGGTCAGTTTTTTCCCAGTCGAGCTGGTTTCTTTGTTGTTCTGTTAACACAGGCGGATCTCCACACCTTGGGCGGCCAGGAACTTTTTCAGTTCGCCGATATTAATGATTTGCTTGTGGAACACCGACGCGGCCAGGGCGCCGTCAACGTCCGCATCACGGAACGCTTCCAGAAAGTGTTCCATGGTGCCCGCGCCGCCGGAGGCAATCAGGGGCACCTTGCATACCTCACGGACCTTCCTCAGCTGTTTCAGATCGTAACCGTTGCGTACGCCATCCTGGTTCATCATGTTCAACACAATCTCGCCGGCACCGCGTTTTTGCACTTCTTTAACCCAATCCAAGGTTTCCCATTGAGTGACGCGGGTGCGGCTTTCGTCGCCGGTGTATTGGTTAACGTGATACTTGCCGGTTGAGGCTTCGAACCAGGTATCAATACCCACCACGATGCACTGTACGCCAAAGCGATCTGCCAGACGGCTAAT encodes the following:
- the hisIE gene encoding bifunctional phosphoribosyl-AMP cyclohydrolase/phosphoribosyl-ATP diphosphatase HisIE — encoded protein: MLTEQQRNQLDWEKTDHLLPAIVQHAVSGEVLMLGYMNQEALTATEQSGKVTFFSRTKQRLWTKGESSGNFLNVVSITPDCDNDTLLILVNPIGPTCHLGNTSCFHPAASDWGFLYQLEQLLAERKNASPDSSYTASLYASGTKRIAQKVGEEGVETALAATVNDREELTNEASDLIYHLLVLLQDQDLDLSKVIGRLRERHQK
- the hisF gene encoding imidazole glycerol phosphate synthase subunit HisF is translated as MLAKRIIPCLDVKDGQVVKGVQFRNHEIIGDIVPLAQRYAQEGADELVFYDITASSDGRVVDKSWVSRVAEVIDIPFCVAGGIKSPEDASQILSFGADKISINSPALADPDLISRLADRFGVQCIVVGIDTWFEASTGKYHVNQYTGDESRTRVTQWETLDWVKEVQKRGAGEIVLNMMNQDGVRNGYDLKQLRKVREVCKVPLIASGGAGTMEHFLEAFRDADVDGALAASVFHKQIINIGELKKFLAAQGVEIRLC